A part of Corynebacterium lactis RW2-5 genomic DNA contains:
- a CDS encoding lysoplasmalogenase codes for MSLSDVFVRRTTEGLGALVSISRDVVGGPEKNGFRSAPERVGYLAASAVNVVSSAFGWEGPRRVSKTVLMPLLAVNVWRRRGETSRFTTSALLIGLAGGWLGDLLLMPNKPNLNKGSAAFAVNHAAYHVLLWRAGARMDAVRTAIRFPLWAGSIPLVAALKPSMLPAAVGYGPLLAATSVLADDPALVASAPGLSTDEPSGLPVADPAFGLGHGGNLFLISDTLLMARKLVDEQGVVGRLLNAAVMDTYTMAQVFLVEGLLAVDRS; via the coding sequence ATGTCCCTTTCCGATGTTTTTGTTCGCCGTACCACCGAAGGTCTCGGCGCTTTGGTGTCCATCTCACGTGACGTCGTAGGCGGTCCGGAGAAGAATGGTTTCCGCAGTGCGCCTGAGCGCGTCGGCTACCTCGCCGCGAGCGCTGTCAACGTTGTCTCGAGCGCTTTTGGTTGGGAGGGTCCTCGCCGCGTCTCGAAGACCGTGCTCATGCCCCTACTCGCCGTCAACGTTTGGCGCCGCCGTGGGGAAACCTCTCGCTTTACGACCTCCGCCCTGCTCATCGGCCTTGCGGGCGGTTGGCTGGGGGATTTACTGCTGATGCCCAACAAGCCGAACCTCAATAAGGGGTCGGCTGCGTTCGCGGTGAATCATGCTGCCTATCACGTTCTGCTGTGGCGTGCGGGCGCCCGCATGGACGCTGTGCGCACCGCGATTCGCTTCCCGCTGTGGGCAGGTTCAATTCCGCTGGTTGCGGCCCTGAAGCCGTCGATGCTGCCCGCGGCGGTGGGTTATGGCCCACTGCTGGCTGCGACTTCTGTACTTGCAGATGACCCCGCGCTCGTGGCTTCTGCTCCGGGCTTGTCCACAGATGAGCCGTCGGGGCTTCCTGTGGCCGATCCGGCTTTCGGGCTTGGCCACGGCGGTAACCTCTTCCTCATTTCCGATACGTTGTTGATGGCGCGCAAGCTCGTGGATGAGCAAGGTGTCGTCGGTAGGCTTTTGAATGCTGCGGTGATGGACACCTACACCATGGCGCAGGTTTTCCTGGTGGAGGGGTTGTTGGCCGTTGACCGATCCTAA
- the pyrE gene encoding orotate phosphoribosyltransferase translates to MTNVDSTKLQRLAELVKELAVVHGKVTLSSGREADYYVDLRRATLHNEASRLIGSLLRELTADWDYAHVGGLTLGADPVATSVMHAEGRPIDAFVVRKEAKKHGMQRRIEGPDIVGKKVLVVEDTTTTGNSPLTAVAALREAGAEVVGVATVVDRATGAGDVIRAEGLEYRFLLGLDDLGLA, encoded by the coding sequence ATGACCAATGTTGATTCCACTAAGCTGCAGCGCCTTGCTGAGCTCGTGAAGGAGTTGGCTGTCGTCCACGGTAAGGTCACGCTGTCCTCCGGCCGGGAGGCCGATTACTACGTGGATCTTCGTCGTGCGACCCTACATAATGAAGCATCTCGTCTGATTGGTTCCCTGCTCCGCGAGCTGACTGCGGACTGGGATTACGCTCATGTCGGCGGCCTGACTCTTGGCGCTGATCCCGTCGCCACCTCTGTGATGCATGCGGAGGGACGACCGATCGATGCCTTTGTCGTCCGCAAGGAAGCCAAGAAGCACGGCATGCAGCGTCGCATTGAGGGCCCGGATATCGTCGGTAAGAAGGTGCTGGTCGTTGAGGACACCACCACTACGGGCAACTCGCCGCTGACTGCTGTTGCCGCGCTCCGTGAGGCTGGCGCAGAGGTCGTCGGCGTAGCTACCGTCGTTGATCGTGCAACTGGCGCTGGCGATGTGATTCGAGCAGAGGGCCTTGAGTACCGATTCTTGCTTGGTCTCGACGATTTGGGACTGGCCTAA
- a CDS encoding sulfurtransferase, whose product MTTSISVEELRELIRGGNHIVVVDARWTREKTPYDCYTTAHIPLAVFCDPAMDLAGIPSREDGRNPLPEIERVRDAVRRWGVQSDHLVIVYDAGDGLFASRAWWILKWAGLKNVRVLSGGLAEWERQGQETAFGPGNLPHPGGVPVTSGNMPVVGIEEVKSWPEKGILVDAREALRFEGRTERVDLQAGHIPGAVNLAARSLQNKRGGFLPVEELREKFAAVGIVDGSNVAVYSGSGLHSSLFIQALEEAGITGASLYVGGWSQWAGNPKLPIVRL is encoded by the coding sequence AACATCCATCTCGGTTGAAGAACTTCGGGAATTGATCCGCGGAGGAAACCACATCGTCGTTGTTGACGCGCGCTGGACCCGCGAGAAAACTCCTTACGACTGCTACACCACGGCGCATATTCCGCTCGCCGTGTTCTGCGACCCAGCAATGGATCTGGCTGGAATCCCCAGTCGTGAAGATGGGCGAAACCCGCTACCGGAGATTGAGCGTGTTCGTGATGCCGTACGCCGGTGGGGTGTTCAGTCGGACCATTTGGTCATCGTCTATGACGCTGGCGATGGTCTGTTCGCCTCCCGTGCATGGTGGATTCTCAAATGGGCAGGACTGAAGAATGTCCGTGTATTGTCGGGCGGCCTGGCAGAGTGGGAACGCCAGGGCCAGGAAACCGCTTTTGGCCCCGGAAACCTCCCTCATCCCGGAGGTGTGCCAGTAACTTCGGGAAACATGCCGGTTGTCGGCATCGAAGAAGTGAAGAGCTGGCCTGAAAAAGGCATCCTTGTGGACGCCCGTGAGGCTCTCCGTTTCGAGGGGCGGACCGAGCGTGTCGATCTGCAGGCGGGGCACATCCCCGGCGCTGTGAACCTGGCGGCCCGCAGCCTTCAGAATAAAAGAGGTGGATTCTTGCCGGTCGAGGAGCTACGCGAAAAGTTCGCAGCGGTCGGAATTGTCGATGGTTCGAATGTTGCGGTCTACTCCGGTTCCGGGCTGCATTCCTCACTGTTTATTCAGGCTCTGGAAGAAGCCGGAATCACGGGAGCCTCCCTCTATGTGGGTGGTTGGTCCCAGTGGGCCGGAAACCCCAAACTGCCAATTGTCCGGCTGTAG